One genomic window of Caenorhabditis elegans chromosome I includes the following:
- the Y92H12BR.2 gene encoding Chromatin target of PRMT1 protein C-terminal domain-containing protein (Confirmed by transcript evidence) translates to MTTKRVPSKIVIAGSSKITLNDRFSAIPKPRVKATVMKAQPKRFSAQPKRFSVEYEEVEYVPKFMKPRPKPRQFIQQRAVIPIQNRVSFVNAMPVQRFYPRINNFVHRSHQMQNNFKKPFRQNFNHQNRKMFPGNNNRFQHPKQKQFPTMPAKKSVAELDRELDDYMRKPKHAPITI, encoded by the exons ATGACCACAAAACGAGTTCCGTCGAAAATCGTCATCGCAGGAAGCTCGAAAATCACTCTGAATGACAG attctccgCAATTCCGAAGCCACGCGTCAAAGCGACAGTGATGAAGGCTCAGCCGAAGCGATTTTCGGCTCAGCCGAAGCGATTTTCGGTTGAG tacGAAGAGGTCGAATATGTGCCGAAATTCATGAAACCGCGCCCGAAACCACGTCAATTTATTCAGCAGAGAGCCGTGATTCCAATTC aGAATCGAGTTTCATTCGTAAACGCGATGCCAGTGCAGAGATTCTACCCGAGAATCAACAATTTCGTGCACAGAAGCCACCAGATGCagaataactttaaaaaaccgtTCAG acaaaacttCAATCATCAGAACCGTAAGATGTTCCCCGGCAACAACAATCGCTTTCAGCATCCGAAGCAGAAACAATTCCCGACGATGCCAGCGAAAAAATCGGTCGCCGAGCTGGATCGAGAGCTCGATGATTACATGAGAAAGCCGAAGCACGCGCCGAtcacaatttaa